The following DNA comes from Candidatus Krumholzibacteriota bacterium.
GAGAGCATCTTCGAGACGATCAAGCAGACGGCGCTGATCCACAAGAGCGGGGGCGGGACGGGCTTCAGCTTCTCGCGCATCCGACCGAGAAACGACCGCGTCAAGACGACGAAGGGGATCTCGAGCGGGCCGATCTCGTTCATGACGGTCTTCGACGCAGCCACCGAGACGGTCAAGCAGGGGGGCACGCGCCGCGGCGCCAACATGGCGATCCTGCGCGTCGACCATCCCGACATCCTCGACTTCATCACGGCGAAGAAGGACAACACGCGGCTCAACAACTTCAACATCTCCGTGGCGATCACCGAGAAGTTCATGGCGGCCGTCGAGAAGGACGAGGACTACGATCTCGTCAATCCCCACGGGAGCGACGTCGTCGACCGCATCTCGGCGCGCAAGGTCTTCGAGATGATCGTCGACCTCGCATGGCGGAACGGCGAGCCGGGGATCGTCTTCCTCGACCGCATCAACGCGGAGAACCCCACGCCCCACATCGGGCAGGTCGAGAGCACCAACCCCTGCGGCGAGCAGCCGCTCCTTCCCTACGAGAGCTGCAACCTCGGCTCGATCAACCTCTCCAGGATGATCCGCGTGGAGAACGAAACGGCGAAGATCGATTTCGAGAAGCTCGGCAGGACGGTCCACACGGCCGTGCGCTTCCTCGACGACGTGATCGACGTCAACCGCTATCCCCTGGACAGCATCCGCGACATGACCCTCGGAAACCGGAAGATCGGCCTCGGCGTCATGGGTTTCGCCGACATGCTCGTCGGGATGGAGATCCCCTACGACTCCGAGGACGCCCTCGAGGTGGCCGAGGAGGTCATGGGGTTCATCCAGCGCGAGGCCCGCTCGGCGAGCGCCGGGCTCGCCGAGCTGCGCGGCACGTTCCCCAACTTCAAGGGGAGCGTCTTCGACCGCGAGGGCGGCGCGAAGATGCGCAACGCCACCGTGACGACCATCGCGCCCACCGGCACGCTCAGCATCATCGCCTCCTGCTCGAGCGGCGTGGAGCCCCTCTTCGCAGTGGCCTTCATCCGCAACGTCATGGACAACGACGAGCTCGTCGAGGTCAATCCCCTCTTCGAGGAGATCGCCCGGCGCGAGGGCTTCTACAGCGACGAGCTGATGAAGAAGATCGCGCGCGAGGGGACGGTGCGGGGGCTCGAGGAGGTGCCGGAGAAGTGGCGCCGGATCTTCTCCACCGCCCACGACATCTCGCCCGAGTGGCACGTTCGTGTGCAGGCGGCCTTCCAGAAGTACACCGACAACGCCGTCTCGAAGACGGTGAACTTCCCGAACAGCGCGACGCGCCAGGACGTGGAGCAGGTCTACCGCCTCGCCTACGAGTCGGGTTGCAAGGGGGTCACGATCTACCGCGACGGCTCGCGCGAGGAGCAGGTGCTCAACATCGGCTCGGTGAACCGCGCCGCCGCGGGCGGCGCGGCAGAGGCGGAGGACGCCGAGACGCTGCTCGCCCCGCGCGCGCGCCCCTCGATCACGAACGGCCAGACGCGGAAGATGACCACCGGATGCGGCAATCTCTACGTGACGATCAACGAGGACGAGCACGGCCCCTTCGAGGTCTTCACCCAGATGGGGAAGGCCGGCGGCTGCTCGGCCTCGCAGTCCGAGGCGATCGCCCGTCTGATCTCGCTCTCGCTCCGCGCCGGGCTCGATCCCAAAGAGGTCATCAAGCAGCTCCGCGGGATCCGCTGCCCGAATCCCGGCTGGGAGAAGGGCGGGATGATCCTCTCCTGCAGCGACGCCATCGCGCGGGCGCTCGAGCGTTACATGCTCGAGAAGAAGACCCCGGTGGGGGAGAAGGTGCAGGCCATGTCCACCGGCTACCTCGAGCGGGTGGCGGGGTTCTGCCCCGAGTGCGGCGGTGTGATGGAGCACGAGAGCGGCTGCTCGGTCTGCCGCACCTGCGGTTTCAGCAAGTGCGGGTAGGTTCCCGGGCCAGCCGGCCCGCCGGGCCACCTGTCCGGGCCGCCGGGCAGGAAAAGAGATCTCGATCGAACGCCCCCGCCGGGATGACCGGCGGGGGCGTTTTCGTGGCTCGGCAATCATGTGTATTCGTGCGAATTGCGGGGATGATCAGAATATACGGCAAACCATCGCAGGCTATCACTGTCAATTACCATTGACACTATCTGCAAGGCATTACGCAAGTTCCTGCTTCACGTTCCGTGCATACATGTGGTAGAATAGCCGGACACCTGCGGGCGTACTAACCTGAAGACATGGATACGTTGTATTTCCGATGGCAAGGCCACGACGCGCCAGCCATCACCTATCAATGTGTTGGTCATGCCGGAATCTGACGTGGTCATCGAATGAGGAGGAATTTCATGAGCGTTCGTTATCGCTTGCCCTACTGGATGCCCGTGCTCCTTCCCGTTCTTATCGGACTGCTTCTTCCCCTCCTCCAACTCGTAGCAGGTATTTCGGAAAGCGATACGATCCGTAATGCCGAACTCGAAAGTGGAATACAGTTCCGTGAATATGTGGACGCCACTCTCAAGAGAATCCCACAGAAAGACCAGAACAGCGATCCGTATTCACCAGCACTACGGGAACGGGACGGCTTGATTGATGAACTTAACAACAATGTGGTGGAGCGCCTTGAACTCAAAGAAGGAACAAAATTACTTCTGATCGATGAGAATGGTAGGGTAGAGATAGATGAAGATCTCTTGCTGAGTATCAATCAGCTCATTTCCCAGGTGGCCAATTCCCGTTACATGAGAAATATCAGGACGGACGTAAAGAAATGGGTGGCTACCGCGAGTGAGAGTATTTGTCTGTCTATCATAAGTATAGATATCTGGGCATTTTCCATTCTGTTTACTCTCGGGGCCGGTCGGAATGCAGGTCAACTGTATGCATATCCCCTTGTCGGGATCTTTCTTCACATCGTTCTCCTGATTATCTGCAATGTTGTTAGTAATCCACAATCAACGCTCCGGCTTTCTTTTGCTGCTGTCGTGGGATTTATCGCTATCATCGTCGCCATATGGGTCAGGGATATCATATGGAAATTCTGTGATGGCAGAGAAGAAAAGGAATTGCCTGGCACGGCTTGAAGTGTGGTATCCAACATTCGGCAGCATCATCGGGACGATTTCCGACAAGAAAGAAGAAGTAGCGTAACAGGTTCGAAGCGACACTCCTCTTGAATGAGGCACGCATTGTATGCTTACCATGCAGGGCAGGATCCTCCGGCGGCGTTGGCGCCGTGTGCCGGATACAGGGTGAACGCAACCCGTTCTCATTGAGGAGCAGTCGTGGTTCTGGCCTACGGGATATTGTTCATCGTCGTCATGATCGGATACATGATCAAGGCGAAGATCGTTCGCAGGAGCCCGAGTACGTGGGGGCTGGTCGGCATCTTCGTCGTTCTGGTATCGACGTACCTGTTCATGATCATCCTCGATACCGACTTGTCTGACGGGCGGTTCAGCGGTCGCGGCATCCTCGTCCTCGCCGGGAGCCTGCTCGCGGCGTTCCTCGTGCAATTCAGATTCCTGCGGGCGGAACGCACGTTCTACCTGGGCGATCTGCTGCTGCCGTTCATATCCAGAGAGTACACGCACCGGAACTTCGGGTCTGTGGACCATTCTCCTCCGTCGGATCCAGAAGGGTTGAGACTGGAGGATGGAGCCGAGTACTGGAACGGCGGCGATGACGATGCGGCCTACCGGGTGTTCACCGAGGCCATGAAGGCGGGGCCGAACGATTACGACCGGTCATGTCTCGATTGCCTGCTCGGTCAACTGGAAATGAAACGGGGAAACCTCGAAGCGGCCATCACCCGTTTCCTGGCGTGCCTGGAAAACCCGCGGCGAGCCGATGACTACGCATGGCAGGCCGCGATGCGGCTCTATTACATCTACCGGGCGGCCGGGTATCTGTCGTCGGCCGCTTCCCTGAGAAAACTGGCGGACCACATCAACGCGAAGAGACTCGACTCCCCGTTGTCGCTGACAGGGAACGTTCAGCAGGAATACGAGAAGATCGTCGCCGAATTCGCCGGCGGCCAGGATGAGAATCTCCCCGATCGGTCGTTCTCCGAGTTCTCGCGGAAAGCCGTTCTCGGCAGGCAGAGCATCACGCTCAGACTCGGGGACGTTCATGCGCTCGTCCTCGTTCTCGAGGAAGCATTGGTCGCGAACAGGGGGCTGGAACGCACCGAGGCGTTTCGGAGAGCGAGGGATGGCATCAGCATCGCCTGCCCGAATTGCGGCGAATACAACGACCAGGCGAAAGGCATCGTGCTGCTGTCCG
Coding sequences within:
- a CDS encoding vitamin B12-dependent ribonucleotide reductase — encoded protein: ESIFETIKQTALIHKSGGGTGFSFSRIRPRNDRVKTTKGISSGPISFMTVFDAATETVKQGGTRRGANMAILRVDHPDILDFITAKKDNTRLNNFNISVAITEKFMAAVEKDEDYDLVNPHGSDVVDRISARKVFEMIVDLAWRNGEPGIVFLDRINAENPTPHIGQVESTNPCGEQPLLPYESCNLGSINLSRMIRVENETAKIDFEKLGRTVHTAVRFLDDVIDVNRYPLDSIRDMTLGNRKIGLGVMGFADMLVGMEIPYDSEDALEVAEEVMGFIQREARSASAGLAELRGTFPNFKGSVFDREGGAKMRNATVTTIAPTGTLSIIASCSSGVEPLFAVAFIRNVMDNDELVEVNPLFEEIARREGFYSDELMKKIAREGTVRGLEEVPEKWRRIFSTAHDISPEWHVRVQAAFQKYTDNAVSKTVNFPNSATRQDVEQVYRLAYESGCKGVTIYRDGSREEQVLNIGSVNRAAAGGAAEAEDAETLLAPRARPSITNGQTRKMTTGCGNLYVTINEDEHGPFEVFTQMGKAGGCSASQSEAIARLISLSLRAGLDPKEVIKQLRGIRCPNPGWEKGGMILSCSDAIARALERYMLEKKTPVGEKVQAMSTGYLERVAGFCPECGGVMEHESGCSVCRTCGFSKCG